From Coriobacteriia bacterium, the proteins below share one genomic window:
- a CDS encoding TrkA family potassium uptake protein: MQNRLHVVIGGYGRVGRYLAKMLEFEGHTVSVIDQDPLVFDCDESEEIMGQKFIGPVFDRDVLEDAGIRDADCFAAVTSGDNSNIVAARTAKEFYRVPRVIARIYDPRRAEIYRGLGISTIASVSWTSTRLLDMVTHPDLHSEYQYGDADVEMMEVELPASLIGKAISDLSVPGEIAVGAILRGGRGVLPVTGTTFEKDDVLYINVLRESADKLERLLGFKE; the protein is encoded by the coding sequence ATGCAGAACCGGTTGCACGTAGTCATCGGAGGGTATGGCCGAGTCGGTCGCTACCTCGCGAAGATGCTCGAGTTCGAGGGGCACACGGTTTCGGTCATCGACCAGGACCCGCTCGTGTTCGACTGTGACGAGTCCGAGGAGATCATGGGCCAGAAGTTCATCGGCCCGGTCTTCGACCGCGACGTGCTCGAAGACGCCGGCATCAGGGACGCCGACTGCTTCGCCGCCGTGACCTCGGGTGACAACAGCAACATCGTGGCGGCACGTACGGCCAAGGAGTTCTACCGCGTGCCCCGCGTCATCGCGCGCATCTACGACCCGCGCCGCGCCGAGATCTACCGCGGCCTCGGCATCTCGACCATCGCCTCGGTGTCTTGGACGAGCACCCGCCTGCTCGACATGGTCACGCACCCCGACCTGCACAGCGAGTACCAGTACGGCGACGCCGACGTCGAGATGATGGAGGTCGAACTGCCCGCCTCCCTCATCGGCAAGGCCATCTCCGACCTGTCAGTTCCGGGCGAGATCGCCGTTGGAGCGATTCTGAGAGGTGGCCGAGGCGTCCTCCCGGTCACCGGCACCACCTTTGAGAAGGACGACGTCCTCTACATCAACGTGCTGCGCGAGAGCGCCGATAAGCTCGAGCGCCTGCTCGGGTTCAAGGAGTAG
- a CDS encoding NAD-binding protein: protein MNIVIVGAGKSGVYLAEKLRAHHSLTLIEPRPDRAEYVAARMPDVRVVRGDGCEPSVLDRANVGHADLVAALTGDDEDNLVVSFLAKTTLKVPLVFARTNHPKNEWLFTKQWGVDVAISTANVIYNLIEKEVSLGDVITLMGLSAENMVIDELTLTADAKAVGKTLAELNLPKAAHIMAIISGGEIVVPRGDTLLGAGDEVLILSAIGEETRLRATFGVHQ, encoded by the coding sequence ATGAACATCGTTATCGTCGGAGCGGGCAAGTCGGGCGTCTACCTCGCAGAGAAGCTGCGCGCCCACCACTCGCTGACGCTCATCGAGCCGCGCCCCGACCGCGCTGAGTACGTCGCGGCCCGGATGCCGGACGTCCGTGTCGTGCGCGGCGATGGCTGCGAGCCGAGCGTGCTGGATCGCGCCAACGTGGGCCACGCCGACCTTGTCGCTGCTCTCACGGGCGACGACGAGGACAACCTCGTGGTCTCGTTCCTCGCCAAGACAACGCTGAAGGTCCCGCTCGTCTTCGCGCGAACCAACCACCCCAAGAACGAGTGGCTCTTCACCAAGCAGTGGGGTGTGGACGTGGCCATCTCAACGGCCAACGTCATCTACAACCTCATCGAGAAGGAGGTCAGCCTCGGCGACGTCATCACGCTGATGGGCCTGTCGGCGGAGAACATGGTCATCGACGAGCTCACGCTGACCGCCGATGCCAAGGCCGTGGGCAAGACGCTCGCCGAACTCAATCTCCCCAAGGCCGCCCACATCATGGCGATCATCTCGGGCGGCGAGATCGTCGTGCCGAGAGGCGACACGCTGCTGGGCGCTGGCGACGAGGTGCTGATCCTGTCCGCAATCGGCGAAGAGACACGACTGCGCGCGACGTTCGGAGTCCACCAGTAG